In Pocillopora verrucosa isolate sample1 chromosome 13, ASM3666991v2, whole genome shotgun sequence, one genomic interval encodes:
- the LOC136277823 gene encoding protein NEL-like has product MPREEMAKKVLYAVGLLIKTVLLCCTAAQQWEATGQPEVSKFGMMLQRHIFKRITGAGLSDVCLRGCYADVRCQSFNYVFTQDICELSNRTKEARPEDYIPNPERFYFKRDYKRVPLGSIPELPAETCQEIKMSEGGQAVSGKYWFHSIVPERTVLAPCDMKTEDVDECNSTIPVCDVNAECVNTVGSHSCSCKAGFTGNGKKCVDVDECANKSHDCDANASCNNTAGSYRCTCNSWYQGNGTSCYFRGLNSSVILTSLDYNKYTGKLLSYLEPVLLNRRLGGIDIPQQL; this is encoded by the exons ATGCCCCGAGAGGAAATGGCCAAAAAGGTCTTGTACGCAGTAGGGCTGTTGATCAAAACCGTGCTGTTATGCTGTACAGCTGCACAGCAATGGGAGGCTACGGGCCAGCCggaagtttccaaatttgggATGATGCTACAACGCCACATCTTCAAGAGGATCACGGGGGCTGGTCTTTCAGATGTGTGCTTGCGGGGATGCTATGCTGACGTCAGATGTCAAAGTTTCAACTACGTCTTTACGCAAGACATTTGTGAACTGAGTAACCGAACCAAGGAGGCCAGACCAGAGGATTATATTCCGAACCCTGAGAGATTTTACTTTAAGCGAGATTACAAACgag TCCCTCTCGGTTCCATTCCTGAGCTGCCTGCGGAGACTTGCCAGGAAATCAAAATGAGCGAAGGAGGACAAGCGGTCAGCGGCAAATACTGGTTTCACTCGATTGTACCCGAGAGGACTGTTCTGGCTccttgtgacatgaaaaccgaAG ACGTGGACGAGTGTAATTCGACCATTCCCGTGTGTGACGTCAACGCTGAGTGCGTGAACACCGTCGGTTCTCACAGTTGCTCGTGCAAAGCTGGTTTTACTGGAAACGGAAAAAAGTGTGTCG ATGTCGACGAATGTGCCAATAAATCGCATGACTGTGACGCCAATGCCTCTTGCAACAATACCGCTGGTTCCTATCGATGCACCTGCAATTCCTGGTACCAAGGAAACGGAACAAGCTGCTATTTTC GTGGCCTTAATAGTTCCGTTATTCTTACCAGCCTCGACTACAACAAATACACGGGTAAGCTGCTTTCCTACCTAGAGCCAGTCCTCCTGA ACAGAAGGCTGGGcggcatcgacattccacagcaactgtga